The Desulfuromonas sp. genomic sequence CCGACGAAGCCGGCTCCTATGACGTGTTCTGCGCCGAATACTGTGGTGTCGCCCACGCCGATATGATAACAACGATCGAGGCGGTGCCACCGGCCGAATTTGACGCCTGGCTGGCCGGCAGCGGAGAGCCGGATGAAAGGCATCCCGGACTGGTCGCGATGGAGAATTATGGTTGTCTCGGATGTCATTCACTTGATGGTGCAAAACAGGTGGGACCGACCTTCAAGGGGATTGCCGGTCGGCAGACGGTTGTCGAAGTCGACGGTCGCGAAAAAACTATTTCCGCTGATCGCGACTACCTGCTAAGGGCGATCAACCAGCCGAATGCCGAAATAGTCAAGGGATTCCCGCCGGCGATGCCGCCGTTTGCCGACAGTGTCAGCGCGGACGAGCTTGAACAGATGGTCGATTACCTCATGCAGGACGAACAGGAGGGGGCGGAAGAGGTTCGGGAAGCGGTGGTTAGCGCTGAGCATGAAAAAGTTGTCGAATCTGAACAACCCGATTCAACTGTGAAGGAACACGCCGCCGAAACAGAAGATAAGGAAGAAAAAACCGGGCCGGTCGCCAACGATCCGGAACAACTGACCATGGACGGCATGAAACTGCTGCAGGAAAACGGTTGTCTCGGTTGTCATTCGACCGATGGCAGTCGTATGGTTGGTCCTTCTTTCAAAGGGATCGTCGGGCGCCAGGTCGAGGTTGAAAAGGATGGAGCGACCACAACGCTGACCAGTGACCGGCAATATCTGTATCGTGCCATCAATGAGCCGGCGGTCGAGATCGTGGTCGGCTATCCGCCGGTGATGCCGGCGGCCGGGCTCTCGGAAAAAGAAGTTGAAGCGATGATTGATACGCTTGAGGAAATGGAATAGATGCTCGGACGCCTGACCCGCTCACATCTTTCGATCCTGGTTGCTTTCTCGGCCCTCGCCGGCTACCTGTTTCATCCGGCCGGTCCTGATTGGCGCGGCGCCATCCTGCTCAGTCTTGGCGTCTGGTCGCTTGCGGCCGGCGCCTCGGCTCTGAATCAGGCCCAGGAAAAAGAGGTCGATGCACGGATGGTGCGGACCCGTACCCGGCCATTGGTTACCGGCCAACTCACGGTTTCAAGCGGGATCGTTATTGCTGCGCTGTTTCTCGGAATCGGTCTTGCCCTGTTGGCTGCTACCGGAGAGGTGCAGGTTTTACTCCTCGGCCTGTTCGCCCTGACCTGGTACAACCTTGTCTATACCCCACTCAAAAAAGTGACCCCTTTCGCTGTTCTTCCCGGCGCTCTCTGCGGCGCCCTGCCGCTCCTGATGGGATGGGTTCTCTCGGGGGGAGGGATATTCGACTCCCCGATCCTGATGCTTTGCGCCATCGTCGTTCTCTGGCAGGTTCCGCATTTCTGGCTGCTGGCGCTGGCGTATCCGGAAGATGCCCGACGCAGCGGCCTGCCGAACCTGTTCACCCGGATCCGGCCCGGGCGCTTGCGCTACCTCAGCCTGGTCTGGATCGTTGCCCTGCTGGCCGGCGTCGGTTTTGCCAATCTCTCCGGGTTAATCAGGGCCGACCTGAGCCGGATCGCTGTAGCAATTGCGATGCTGCTACTCGGTGGTGCGCTCGTACGTTATCACCGAAGAGAACCAGAGCCGGCTGACAGCGGTCGCCTTTTTGTTCAACTTAATCTTTTTATGACCCTTCTTTTCGTGGCCGTTG encodes the following:
- the coxB gene encoding cytochrome c oxidase subunit II; translation: MNPQSLTTVEAVDPVFYFIFGVSAVMLVGIVVAMVWFAYRYNRKRCPVPESQKDQNVWLEVTWTVIPTIIVLMMFWFGWEGYLSLRRIPDNAMAVQGTARMWSWLFTYENGKTSDKLYVQVGTPVKVKLTSDDVLHSFFAPAFRVKRDCVPGMENYAWFVADEAGSYDVFCAEYCGVAHADMITTIEAVPPAEFDAWLAGSGEPDERHPGLVAMENYGCLGCHSLDGAKQVGPTFKGIAGRQTVVEVDGREKTISADRDYLLRAINQPNAEIVKGFPPAMPPFADSVSADELEQMVDYLMQDEQEGAEEVREAVVSAEHEKVVESEQPDSTVKEHAAETEDKEEKTGPVANDPEQLTMDGMKLLQENGCLGCHSTDGSRMVGPSFKGIVGRQVEVEKDGATTTLTSDRQYLYRAINEPAVEIVVGYPPVMPAAGLSEKEVEAMIDTLEEME
- a CDS encoding protoheme IX farnesyltransferase, encoding MLGRLTRSHLSILVAFSALAGYLFHPAGPDWRGAILLSLGVWSLAAGASALNQAQEKEVDARMVRTRTRPLVTGQLTVSSGIVIAALFLGIGLALLAATGEVQVLLLGLFALTWYNLVYTPLKKVTPFAVLPGALCGALPLLMGWVLSGGGIFDSPILMLCAIVVLWQVPHFWLLALAYPEDARRSGLPNLFTRIRPGRLRYLSLVWIVALLAGVGFANLSGLIRADLSRIAVAIAMLLLGGALVRYHRREPEPADSGRLFVQLNLFMTLLFVAVAVDRFAAKGDVFVSFISALG